In the Chroococcidiopsis sp. SAG 2025 genome, one interval contains:
- a CDS encoding glycosyltransferase family 1 protein: protein MNTKNQKRIALISVHGDPAIEIGKEEAGGQNVYVRQVGEALGKLGWQVDMFARKASAEQAKIVEHSENCRTIRLIAGPEEFVPRDNIFGYASEFVEAFLQYQQQTGYRYPLVHTNYWISSWVGMELKKAQSIKQVHTYHSLGAIKYKSVATVPLVASKRLEVEKRVLETAERIVATSPQEKEHMRSHVSTKGNIDIIPCGTDIHRFGAIDSKIARQQLGIPPESKVVFYVGRFDERKGIETLVRAVAQLQLRGKEDIKLIIGGGSRPGQSDGIERDRIEGIVEELGMSDFTSFPGRLGDVDLPVYYAAADVCVVPSHYEPFGLVAIEAMASGTPVVASDVGGLQFTVVPEETGLLAPPKDDAAFAVAIDRILSDTAFRNRLGSSARQRVEDMFSWEGVAKQLGELYNKLMTETSTVVPTKKKAVSA, encoded by the coding sequence ATGAACACTAAGAATCAAAAGCGAATTGCCCTAATTTCAGTCCACGGCGACCCTGCGATTGAGATTGGCAAAGAAGAAGCTGGAGGGCAGAACGTTTATGTCCGCCAAGTGGGTGAAGCCTTGGGTAAACTGGGATGGCAGGTTGATATGTTTGCCCGTAAAGCTAGCGCCGAACAAGCAAAGATCGTCGAACATAGCGAGAATTGTCGGACAATTCGCTTAATTGCTGGTCCTGAGGAATTCGTTCCGAGGGACAATATTTTTGGTTATGCCTCGGAGTTTGTCGAAGCATTCCTCCAGTATCAACAGCAAACTGGTTATCGATATCCTCTAGTGCATACCAACTACTGGATTTCTAGCTGGGTGGGCATGGAATTGAAGAAAGCCCAATCCATCAAACAAGTCCATACCTATCACTCTTTAGGCGCAATTAAATATAAGTCAGTTGCAACCGTACCGCTGGTTGCCTCGAAGCGGCTGGAAGTCGAAAAAAGAGTACTAGAAACAGCCGAGCGGATTGTTGCCACTAGCCCCCAAGAAAAAGAACACATGCGATCGCATGTCTCTACCAAAGGTAATATTGACATTATTCCTTGCGGTACAGATATTCATCGCTTTGGCGCAATTGACAGCAAAATTGCCAGACAACAGTTAGGAATTCCCCCAGAAAGCAAAGTTGTCTTTTATGTTGGACGATTTGACGAGCGCAAGGGAATTGAAACTTTAGTGCGAGCAGTTGCCCAGTTGCAATTGCGTGGCAAAGAAGACATCAAACTGATTATCGGTGGTGGTAGTCGCCCAGGACAAAGCGATGGCATTGAGCGCGATCGCATTGAAGGTATTGTCGAAGAATTAGGGATGAGCGATTTTACCTCCTTCCCCGGACGGTTAGGTGATGTCGATCTACCTGTTTATTACGCTGCTGCCGATGTTTGTGTCGTTCCCAGTCACTACGAACCATTTGGTCTAGTTGCCATTGAAGCGATGGCAAGCGGTACGCCAGTGGTGGCTAGTGATGTCGGCGGACTGCAATTTACCGTCGTCCCAGAAGAGACAGGCTTACTCGCTCCACCCAAAGATGATGCAGCCTTTGCTGTTGCTATTGACCGAATCTTGAGCGATACTGCCTTCCGAAATCGCCTCGGCTCATCAGCAAGACAACGGGTAGAAGATATGTTTAGTTGGGAAGGAGTCGCCAAAC